Proteins found in one Pyrus communis chromosome 15, drPyrComm1.1, whole genome shotgun sequence genomic segment:
- the LOC137718193 gene encoding large ribosomal subunit protein cL38, which yields MSVSAVLGSQFVAVGMPVKNPSATASFGVTSSAPWRGSTTGNGGGGGGLVIECSSRPQKKATAHHRKTRPRKTQPWDIKRKPTVYAPLPPLPAEWTLLSSADEAASASASSPEESSSTE from the coding sequence ATGTCAGTCTCAGCTGTGTTGGGGTCTCAATTCGTGGCGGTGGGTATGCCCGTGAAGAACCCATCTGCGACGGCCTCGTTTGGTGTGACCAGTTCGGCCCCATGGCGCGGCTCAACCACCGGTAACGGCGGCGGTGGTGGTGGGTTGGTGATAGAGTGCTCGTCTAGGCCACAGAAGAAGGCGACTGCGCACCACCGGAAGACTCGGCCGCGCAAAACGCAGCCGTGGGACATTAAGCGCAAGCCCACTGTGTACGCTCCCCTCCCTCCTCTCCCTGCCGAGTGGACCTTGCTCTCTAGTGCCGACgaagctgcttctgcttctgcatCTTCTCCGGAAGAGTCCTCCTCTACTGAGTAG
- the LOC137717748 gene encoding inositol-tetrakisphosphate 1-kinase 3-like isoform X1, which yields MVREMREEMPYGIEEGGREEEGGFPNTSHKRLVVVGYALTSKKIKSFLQPKLEGLARNKGILFVAIDHNKPLSDQGPFDIVLHKLSGKEWRQILEDYRQTHPEVTILDPPDAIQHLHNRQSMLQAVADLNLSDSYGKVGVPKQLVVKKDASSIPDAVANFGLKLPIVAKPLVNDGSKKSHELSLAYDWYSLQKLDPPLVLQEFVNHGGVLFKVYIVGEAIKVVRRFSLPDVTKRELSKTAGVYRFPRVSCAAASAEDADLDPCIAELPPRPLLEKLAKELRRRLGLRLFNLDMIREHGTRDRFYVIDINYFPGYGKMPEYEHIFTDFLLSLVKGKHKKRSG from the exons ATggtgagagaaatgagggaggaAATGCCGTACGGTATCGAAGAAGGTGGGAGGGAGGAAGAAGGTGGGTTCCCTAATACCAGTCATAAGAGATTGGTGGTGGTAGGTTACGCTCTTACCTCTAAGAAGATTAAGAGCTTTTTGCAGCCAAAGCTCGAAGGTTTAGCTAG AAACAAGGGGATATTGTTTGTTGCTATTGATCATAACAAGCCCCTTTCGGATCAAGGCCCTTTTGACATAGTGCTGCATAAG CTGTCTGGAAAAGAGTGGCGCCAGATTCTTGAG GACTATAGGCAAACACACCCAGAAGTCACCATTCTTGATCCTCCTGATGCCATACAACATTTACACAATCGTCAATCCATGCTCCAGGCTGTTGCCGATTTGAACTTGTCTGATTCTTATG GCAAAGTTGGGGTTCCCAAACAGTTGGTTGTTAAGAAAGATGCATCATCCATCCCTGATGCTGTTGCAAATTTTGGGCTGAAACTACCCATTG TTGCGAAGCCACTGGTCAATGATGGAAGTAAAAAGTCACATGAATTATCACTTGCTTACGATTGGTACTCTCTCCAAAAGCTTGACCCTCCTCTTGTTCTTCAGGAGTTTGTAAACCATG GGGGTGTTCTTTTTAAAGTCTATATAGTTGGTGAAGCTATAAAAGTTGTCAGGCGTTTCTCTTTACCGGATGTTACCAAACGAGAGCTCTCCAAAACGGCTGGAGTATATCGTTTTCCGAGGGTTTCTTGTGCTGCAGCGTCAGCAGAAGATGCAGATCTGGACCCATGCATTGCTG AACTTCCTCCGCGACCATTACTTGAGAAACTTGCCAAGGAACTTCGCCGTCGACTG GGTCTGCGATTGTTCAACTTGGATATGATCCGAGAGCATGGGACCAGAGATCGGTTTTATGTCATTGACATTAACTACTTCCCAG GGTATGGGAAAATGCCGGAATATGAGCACATATTCACGGACTTCCTCTTAAGCCTGGTGAAGGGGAAGCACAAAAAGAGATCTGGCTGA
- the LOC137717748 gene encoding inositol-tetrakisphosphate 1-kinase 3-like isoform X2 has translation MLQAVADLNLSDSYGKVGVPKQLVVKKDASSIPDAVANFGLKLPIVAKPLVNDGSKKSHELSLAYDWYSLQKLDPPLVLQEFVNHGGVLFKVYIVGEAIKVVRRFSLPDVTKRELSKTAGVYRFPRVSCAAASAEDADLDPCIAELPPRPLLEKLAKELRRRLGLRLFNLDMIREHGTRDRFYVIDINYFPGYGKMPEYEHIFTDFLLSLVKGKHKKRSG, from the exons ATGCTCCAGGCTGTTGCCGATTTGAACTTGTCTGATTCTTATG GCAAAGTTGGGGTTCCCAAACAGTTGGTTGTTAAGAAAGATGCATCATCCATCCCTGATGCTGTTGCAAATTTTGGGCTGAAACTACCCATTG TTGCGAAGCCACTGGTCAATGATGGAAGTAAAAAGTCACATGAATTATCACTTGCTTACGATTGGTACTCTCTCCAAAAGCTTGACCCTCCTCTTGTTCTTCAGGAGTTTGTAAACCATG GGGGTGTTCTTTTTAAAGTCTATATAGTTGGTGAAGCTATAAAAGTTGTCAGGCGTTTCTCTTTACCGGATGTTACCAAACGAGAGCTCTCCAAAACGGCTGGAGTATATCGTTTTCCGAGGGTTTCTTGTGCTGCAGCGTCAGCAGAAGATGCAGATCTGGACCCATGCATTGCTG AACTTCCTCCGCGACCATTACTTGAGAAACTTGCCAAGGAACTTCGCCGTCGACTG GGTCTGCGATTGTTCAACTTGGATATGATCCGAGAGCATGGGACCAGAGATCGGTTTTATGTCATTGACATTAACTACTTCCCAG GGTATGGGAAAATGCCGGAATATGAGCACATATTCACGGACTTCCTCTTAAGCCTGGTGAAGGGGAAGCACAAAAAGAGATCTGGCTGA